From Coffea arabica cultivar ET-39 chromosome 10e, Coffea Arabica ET-39 HiFi, whole genome shotgun sequence, one genomic window encodes:
- the LOC140014946 gene encoding replication protein A 70 kDa DNA-binding subunit B-like isoform X5 — MLFHFFIRRWILSFGFMASVFYLRFLLFYPAIGVRRITRWILCPFPGISSLLPSNWRYLINAPSFFPRALPEIFSFLPSNWRRITRWILSFGFMASVLYLGFLLFCPAIGGISLMHPRFSHVLYLRFFLFYPAIGGMATAAASTVSFVPELGAIPCEPFDASSAVAAAPKLLRISNVSESTRGWMTLVHVVEADRVKVASHGSISKSFRLFRFGDSQGIKVSAIVYDDNVPCVDGLLLPFRKYYISNAEIRRLAELPPDCFYPFYWVINSDTSIREATDVGLPVLPFYFGLRSYDSLHFVADTNNLINIMGVVVNSLPARDVYVEGILRRERDIIIVDQGKRPIILTLFGDYESIEGRAIENLMHAMPIIIAIRVRVTTKKCLSLSIHPSSIVLVCPDVLEAKLLDAWCTDNISELVRLVFDERAYLDPTVLLPPVRDLTVTTIADVLSCDPFDWGNAWIKGHVEVAWPCARSWHMACPHCYELYDYATTLGTLCLSCGLGIYAFPRAWIRLTVHDDTGYVNVIALGAEAERLIGVSAVYMYASTDDEFLTEFCVVLPCVSAN, encoded by the exons atgcttttccatttttttattaGACGATGGATTTTATCCTTTGGATTTATGGCCTCCGTCTTTTAcctgagatttcttctcttctaCCCAGCAATTGGAG TAAGGCGTATTACACGATGGATTTTATGTCCTTTTCCTGGGATTTCTTCTCTTCTGCCCAGCAATTGGAGGTATCTCATTAATGCACCCTCGTTTTTCCCACGTGCTTTACCtgagattttttcttttctacccAGCAATTGGAG GCGTATTACACGATGGATTTTATCCTTTGGATTTATGGCCTCCGTCCTTTACCTGGGATTTCTTCTCTTCTGCCCAGCAATTGGAGGTATCTCATTAATGCACCCTCGTTTTTCCCACGTGCTTTACCtgagattttttcttttctacccAGCAATTGGAG GAATGGCAACTGCTGCTGCTTCCACTGTTAGTTTTGTACCCGAGCTTGGTGCCATTCCATGTGAGCCTTTTGACGCATCTTCAG CCGTTGCTGCTGCGCCTAAGCTTCTTCGCATATCAAATGTCTCTGAATCTACACGTGGTTGGATGACCTTGGTTCATGTTGTTGAGGCTGATCGTGTCAAGGTTGCTAGCCATGGATCGATTTCGAAGTCGTTCCGTTTATTTCGGTTTGGCGATTCGCAG GGTATTAAAGTGTCTGCCATTGTTTATGATGACAACGTTCCTTGTGTGGATGGGCTTCTTCTTCCATTTAGGAAGTATTATATATCGAATGCTGAGATCCGCCGGCTTGCCGAGCTCCCCCCAGATTGTTTTTATCCCTTTTACTGGGTGATTAATTCTGATACTTCTATTAGAGAGGCTACTGATGTTGGGCTTCCTGTTCTGCCTTTTTATTTTGGCCTGCGCTCTTACGATTCTTTGCACTTTGTTGCTGACACTAATAACCTCATAA ATATCATGGGGGTGGTGGTTAATTCTTTGCCTGCACGGGACGTTTATGTGGAAGGAATCCTTCGCCGTGAGAGAGATATTATTATAGTTGACCAGGG GAAGCGTCCCATCATCTTGACCCTATTTGGTGACTATGAATCTATTGAGGGGCGAGCTATCGAAAATTTAATGCATGCTATGCCTATTATCATTGCTATCAGGGTTAGGGTGACTACAAAAAAAT GTTTGTCTTTGTCGATTCATCCCTCATCTATTGTTCTTGTTTGTCCTGATGTTTTGGAGGCAAAGTTGCTTGAtgcttg GTGTACTGATAACATTTCTGAGTTGGTTCGTTTGGTTTTTGACGAGCGCGCTTACTTGGACCCTACTGTCTTGCTCCCCCCTGTTCGTGATCTCACTGTTACTACCATTGCCGATGTTCTGTCCTGTGACCCCTTC GATTGGGGAAATGCGTGGATTAAGGGCCATGTTGAGGTTGCTTGGCCTTGTGCTCGCTCTTGGCATATGGCATGTCCCCATTGTTATGAACTCTATGATTATGCTACAACCCTTGGAACTCTATGTCTTTCTTGTGGCCTGGGAATATATGCTTTCCCTAG AGCATGGATTAGGCTTACTGTTCATGATGATACTGGGTATGTGAATGTTATTGCGCTGGGCGCTGAAGCTGAGAGGCTAATTGGTGTTAGTGCCGTTTACATGTATGCGTCTACTGATGATGAG TTTCTTACAGAATTTTGCGTTGTACTGCCGTGTGTCTCGGCAAATTAA
- the LOC140014946 gene encoding replication protein A 70 kDa DNA-binding subunit B-like isoform X2, with protein MLFHFFIRRWILSFGFMASVFYLRFLLFYPAIGVRRITRWILCPFPGISSLLPSNWRYLINAPSFFPRALPEIFSFLPSNWRRITRWILSFGFMASVLYLGFLLFCPAIGGISLMHPRFSHVLYLRFFLFYPAIGGMATAAASTVSFVPELGAIPSVAAAPKLLRISNVSESTRGWMTLVHVVEADRVKVASHGSISKSFRLFRFGDSQGIKVSAIVYDDNVPCVDGLLLPFRKYYISNAEIRRLAELPPDCFYPFYWVINSDTSIREATDVGLPVLPFYFGLRSYDSLHFVADTNNLINIMGVVVNSLPARDVYVEGILRRERDIIIVDQGKRPIILTLFGDYESIEGRAIENLMHAMPIIIAIRVRVTTKKCLSLSIHPSSIVLVCPDVLEAKLLDAWCTDNISELVRLVFDERAYLDPTVLLPPVRDLTVTTIADVLSCDPFDWGNAWIKGHVEVAWPCARSWHMACPHCYELYDYATTLGTLCLSCGLGIYAFPRAWIRLTVHDDTGYVNVIALGAEAERLIGVSAVYMYASTDDENFALYCRVSRQIKRSKLLLYIKRSTDVIRTETTTRYTVVACYPA; from the exons atgcttttccatttttttattaGACGATGGATTTTATCCTTTGGATTTATGGCCTCCGTCTTTTAcctgagatttcttctcttctaCCCAGCAATTGGAG TAAGGCGTATTACACGATGGATTTTATGTCCTTTTCCTGGGATTTCTTCTCTTCTGCCCAGCAATTGGAGGTATCTCATTAATGCACCCTCGTTTTTCCCACGTGCTTTACCtgagattttttcttttctacccAGCAATTGGAG GCGTATTACACGATGGATTTTATCCTTTGGATTTATGGCCTCCGTCCTTTACCTGGGATTTCTTCTCTTCTGCCCAGCAATTGGAGGTATCTCATTAATGCACCCTCGTTTTTCCCACGTGCTTTACCtgagattttttcttttctacccAGCAATTGGAG GAATGGCAACTGCTGCTGCTTCCACTGTTAGTTTTGTACCCGAGCTTGGTGCCATTCCAT CCGTTGCTGCTGCGCCTAAGCTTCTTCGCATATCAAATGTCTCTGAATCTACACGTGGTTGGATGACCTTGGTTCATGTTGTTGAGGCTGATCGTGTCAAGGTTGCTAGCCATGGATCGATTTCGAAGTCGTTCCGTTTATTTCGGTTTGGCGATTCGCAG GGTATTAAAGTGTCTGCCATTGTTTATGATGACAACGTTCCTTGTGTGGATGGGCTTCTTCTTCCATTTAGGAAGTATTATATATCGAATGCTGAGATCCGCCGGCTTGCCGAGCTCCCCCCAGATTGTTTTTATCCCTTTTACTGGGTGATTAATTCTGATACTTCTATTAGAGAGGCTACTGATGTTGGGCTTCCTGTTCTGCCTTTTTATTTTGGCCTGCGCTCTTACGATTCTTTGCACTTTGTTGCTGACACTAATAACCTCATAA ATATCATGGGGGTGGTGGTTAATTCTTTGCCTGCACGGGACGTTTATGTGGAAGGAATCCTTCGCCGTGAGAGAGATATTATTATAGTTGACCAGGG GAAGCGTCCCATCATCTTGACCCTATTTGGTGACTATGAATCTATTGAGGGGCGAGCTATCGAAAATTTAATGCATGCTATGCCTATTATCATTGCTATCAGGGTTAGGGTGACTACAAAAAAAT GTTTGTCTTTGTCGATTCATCCCTCATCTATTGTTCTTGTTTGTCCTGATGTTTTGGAGGCAAAGTTGCTTGAtgcttg GTGTACTGATAACATTTCTGAGTTGGTTCGTTTGGTTTTTGACGAGCGCGCTTACTTGGACCCTACTGTCTTGCTCCCCCCTGTTCGTGATCTCACTGTTACTACCATTGCCGATGTTCTGTCCTGTGACCCCTTC GATTGGGGAAATGCGTGGATTAAGGGCCATGTTGAGGTTGCTTGGCCTTGTGCTCGCTCTTGGCATATGGCATGTCCCCATTGTTATGAACTCTATGATTATGCTACAACCCTTGGAACTCTATGTCTTTCTTGTGGCCTGGGAATATATGCTTTCCCTAG AGCATGGATTAGGCTTACTGTTCATGATGATACTGGGTATGTGAATGTTATTGCGCTGGGCGCTGAAGCTGAGAGGCTAATTGGTGTTAGTGCCGTTTACATGTATGCGTCTACTGATGATGAG AATTTTGCGTTGTACTGCCGTGTGTCTCGGCAAATTAAACG
- the LOC140014946 gene encoding replication protein A 70 kDa DNA-binding subunit B-like isoform X4, whose protein sequence is MLFHFFIRRWILSFGFMASVFYLRFLLFYPAIGVRRITRWILCPFPGISSLLPSNWRYLINAPSFFPRALPEIFSFLPSNWRRITRWILSFGFMASVLYLGFLLFCPAIGGMATAAASTVSFVPELGAIPCEPFDASSAVAAAPKLLRISNVSESTRGWMTLVHVVEADRVKVASHGSISKSFRLFRFGDSQGIKVSAIVYDDNVPCVDGLLLPFRKYYISNAEIRRLAELPPDCFYPFYWVINSDTSIREATDVGLPVLPFYFGLRSYDSLHFVADTNNLINIMGVVVNSLPARDVYVEGILRRERDIIIVDQGKRPIILTLFGDYESIEGRAIENLMHAMPIIIAIRVRVTTKKCLSLSIHPSSIVLVCPDVLEAKLLDAWCTDNISELVRLVFDERAYLDPTVLLPPVRDLTVTTIADVLSCDPFDWGNAWIKGHVEVAWPCARSWHMACPHCYELYDYATTLGTLCLSCGLGIYAFPRAWIRLTVHDDTGYVNVIALGAEAERLIGVSAVYMYASTDDENFALYCRVSRQIKRSKLLLYIKRSTDVIRTETTTRYTVVACYPA, encoded by the exons atgcttttccatttttttattaGACGATGGATTTTATCCTTTGGATTTATGGCCTCCGTCTTTTAcctgagatttcttctcttctaCCCAGCAATTGGAG TAAGGCGTATTACACGATGGATTTTATGTCCTTTTCCTGGGATTTCTTCTCTTCTGCCCAGCAATTGGAGGTATCTCATTAATGCACCCTCGTTTTTCCCACGTGCTTTACCtgagattttttcttttctacccAGCAATTGGAG GCGTATTACACGATGGATTTTATCCTTTGGATTTATGGCCTCCGTCCTTTACCTGGGATTTCTTCTCTTCTGCCCAGCAATTGGAG GAATGGCAACTGCTGCTGCTTCCACTGTTAGTTTTGTACCCGAGCTTGGTGCCATTCCATGTGAGCCTTTTGACGCATCTTCAG CCGTTGCTGCTGCGCCTAAGCTTCTTCGCATATCAAATGTCTCTGAATCTACACGTGGTTGGATGACCTTGGTTCATGTTGTTGAGGCTGATCGTGTCAAGGTTGCTAGCCATGGATCGATTTCGAAGTCGTTCCGTTTATTTCGGTTTGGCGATTCGCAG GGTATTAAAGTGTCTGCCATTGTTTATGATGACAACGTTCCTTGTGTGGATGGGCTTCTTCTTCCATTTAGGAAGTATTATATATCGAATGCTGAGATCCGCCGGCTTGCCGAGCTCCCCCCAGATTGTTTTTATCCCTTTTACTGGGTGATTAATTCTGATACTTCTATTAGAGAGGCTACTGATGTTGGGCTTCCTGTTCTGCCTTTTTATTTTGGCCTGCGCTCTTACGATTCTTTGCACTTTGTTGCTGACACTAATAACCTCATAA ATATCATGGGGGTGGTGGTTAATTCTTTGCCTGCACGGGACGTTTATGTGGAAGGAATCCTTCGCCGTGAGAGAGATATTATTATAGTTGACCAGGG GAAGCGTCCCATCATCTTGACCCTATTTGGTGACTATGAATCTATTGAGGGGCGAGCTATCGAAAATTTAATGCATGCTATGCCTATTATCATTGCTATCAGGGTTAGGGTGACTACAAAAAAAT GTTTGTCTTTGTCGATTCATCCCTCATCTATTGTTCTTGTTTGTCCTGATGTTTTGGAGGCAAAGTTGCTTGAtgcttg GTGTACTGATAACATTTCTGAGTTGGTTCGTTTGGTTTTTGACGAGCGCGCTTACTTGGACCCTACTGTCTTGCTCCCCCCTGTTCGTGATCTCACTGTTACTACCATTGCCGATGTTCTGTCCTGTGACCCCTTC GATTGGGGAAATGCGTGGATTAAGGGCCATGTTGAGGTTGCTTGGCCTTGTGCTCGCTCTTGGCATATGGCATGTCCCCATTGTTATGAACTCTATGATTATGCTACAACCCTTGGAACTCTATGTCTTTCTTGTGGCCTGGGAATATATGCTTTCCCTAG AGCATGGATTAGGCTTACTGTTCATGATGATACTGGGTATGTGAATGTTATTGCGCTGGGCGCTGAAGCTGAGAGGCTAATTGGTGTTAGTGCCGTTTACATGTATGCGTCTACTGATGATGAG AATTTTGCGTTGTACTGCCGTGTGTCTCGGCAAATTAAACG
- the LOC140014946 gene encoding replication protein A 70 kDa DNA-binding subunit B-like isoform X6 → MLFHFFIRRWILSFGFMASVFYLRFLLFYPAIGVRRITRWILCPFPGISSLLPSNWRYLINAPSFFPRALPEIFSFLPSNWRRITRWILSFGFMASVLYLGFLLFCPAIGGMATAAASTVSFVPELGAIPSVAAAPKLLRISNVSESTRGWMTLVHVVEADRVKVASHGSISKSFRLFRFGDSQGIKVSAIVYDDNVPCVDGLLLPFRKYYISNAEIRRLAELPPDCFYPFYWVINSDTSIREATDVGLPVLPFYFGLRSYDSLHFVADTNNLINIMGVVVNSLPARDVYVEGILRRERDIIIVDQGKRPIILTLFGDYESIEGRAIENLMHAMPIIIAIRVRVTTKKCLSLSIHPSSIVLVCPDVLEAKLLDAWCTDNISELVRLVFDERAYLDPTVLLPPVRDLTVTTIADVLSCDPFDWGNAWIKGHVEVAWPCARSWHMACPHCYELYDYATTLGTLCLSCGLGIYAFPRAWIRLTVHDDTGYVNVIALGAEAERLIGVSAVYMYASTDDENFALYCRVSRQIKRSKLLLYIKRSTDVIRTETTTRYTVVACYPA, encoded by the exons atgcttttccatttttttattaGACGATGGATTTTATCCTTTGGATTTATGGCCTCCGTCTTTTAcctgagatttcttctcttctaCCCAGCAATTGGAG TAAGGCGTATTACACGATGGATTTTATGTCCTTTTCCTGGGATTTCTTCTCTTCTGCCCAGCAATTGGAGGTATCTCATTAATGCACCCTCGTTTTTCCCACGTGCTTTACCtgagattttttcttttctacccAGCAATTGGAG GCGTATTACACGATGGATTTTATCCTTTGGATTTATGGCCTCCGTCCTTTACCTGGGATTTCTTCTCTTCTGCCCAGCAATTGGAG GAATGGCAACTGCTGCTGCTTCCACTGTTAGTTTTGTACCCGAGCTTGGTGCCATTCCAT CCGTTGCTGCTGCGCCTAAGCTTCTTCGCATATCAAATGTCTCTGAATCTACACGTGGTTGGATGACCTTGGTTCATGTTGTTGAGGCTGATCGTGTCAAGGTTGCTAGCCATGGATCGATTTCGAAGTCGTTCCGTTTATTTCGGTTTGGCGATTCGCAG GGTATTAAAGTGTCTGCCATTGTTTATGATGACAACGTTCCTTGTGTGGATGGGCTTCTTCTTCCATTTAGGAAGTATTATATATCGAATGCTGAGATCCGCCGGCTTGCCGAGCTCCCCCCAGATTGTTTTTATCCCTTTTACTGGGTGATTAATTCTGATACTTCTATTAGAGAGGCTACTGATGTTGGGCTTCCTGTTCTGCCTTTTTATTTTGGCCTGCGCTCTTACGATTCTTTGCACTTTGTTGCTGACACTAATAACCTCATAA ATATCATGGGGGTGGTGGTTAATTCTTTGCCTGCACGGGACGTTTATGTGGAAGGAATCCTTCGCCGTGAGAGAGATATTATTATAGTTGACCAGGG GAAGCGTCCCATCATCTTGACCCTATTTGGTGACTATGAATCTATTGAGGGGCGAGCTATCGAAAATTTAATGCATGCTATGCCTATTATCATTGCTATCAGGGTTAGGGTGACTACAAAAAAAT GTTTGTCTTTGTCGATTCATCCCTCATCTATTGTTCTTGTTTGTCCTGATGTTTTGGAGGCAAAGTTGCTTGAtgcttg GTGTACTGATAACATTTCTGAGTTGGTTCGTTTGGTTTTTGACGAGCGCGCTTACTTGGACCCTACTGTCTTGCTCCCCCCTGTTCGTGATCTCACTGTTACTACCATTGCCGATGTTCTGTCCTGTGACCCCTTC GATTGGGGAAATGCGTGGATTAAGGGCCATGTTGAGGTTGCTTGGCCTTGTGCTCGCTCTTGGCATATGGCATGTCCCCATTGTTATGAACTCTATGATTATGCTACAACCCTTGGAACTCTATGTCTTTCTTGTGGCCTGGGAATATATGCTTTCCCTAG AGCATGGATTAGGCTTACTGTTCATGATGATACTGGGTATGTGAATGTTATTGCGCTGGGCGCTGAAGCTGAGAGGCTAATTGGTGTTAGTGCCGTTTACATGTATGCGTCTACTGATGATGAG AATTTTGCGTTGTACTGCCGTGTGTCTCGGCAAATTAAACG
- the LOC140014946 gene encoding replication protein A 70 kDa DNA-binding subunit B-like isoform X7, with translation MLFHFFIRRWILSFGFMASVFYLRFLLFYPAIGGMATAAASTVSFVPELGAIPCEPFDASSAVAAAPKLLRISNVSESTRGWMTLVHVVEADRVKVASHGSISKSFRLFRFGDSQGIKVSAIVYDDNVPCVDGLLLPFRKYYISNAEIRRLAELPPDCFYPFYWVINSDTSIREATDVGLPVLPFYFGLRSYDSLHFVADTNNLINIMGVVVNSLPARDVYVEGILRRERDIIIVDQGKRPIILTLFGDYESIEGRAIENLMHAMPIIIAIRVRVTTKKCLSLSIHPSSIVLVCPDVLEAKLLDAWCTDNISELVRLVFDERAYLDPTVLLPPVRDLTVTTIADVLSCDPFDWGNAWIKGHVEVAWPCARSWHMACPHCYELYDYATTLGTLCLSCGLGIYAFPRAWIRLTVHDDTGYVNVIALGAEAERLIGVSAVYMYASTDDENFALYCRVSRQIKRSKLLLYIKRSTDVIRTETTTRYTVVACYPA, from the exons atgcttttccatttttttattaGACGATGGATTTTATCCTTTGGATTTATGGCCTCCGTCTTTTAcctgagatttcttctcttctaCCCAGCAATTGGAG GAATGGCAACTGCTGCTGCTTCCACTGTTAGTTTTGTACCCGAGCTTGGTGCCATTCCATGTGAGCCTTTTGACGCATCTTCAG CCGTTGCTGCTGCGCCTAAGCTTCTTCGCATATCAAATGTCTCTGAATCTACACGTGGTTGGATGACCTTGGTTCATGTTGTTGAGGCTGATCGTGTCAAGGTTGCTAGCCATGGATCGATTTCGAAGTCGTTCCGTTTATTTCGGTTTGGCGATTCGCAG GGTATTAAAGTGTCTGCCATTGTTTATGATGACAACGTTCCTTGTGTGGATGGGCTTCTTCTTCCATTTAGGAAGTATTATATATCGAATGCTGAGATCCGCCGGCTTGCCGAGCTCCCCCCAGATTGTTTTTATCCCTTTTACTGGGTGATTAATTCTGATACTTCTATTAGAGAGGCTACTGATGTTGGGCTTCCTGTTCTGCCTTTTTATTTTGGCCTGCGCTCTTACGATTCTTTGCACTTTGTTGCTGACACTAATAACCTCATAA ATATCATGGGGGTGGTGGTTAATTCTTTGCCTGCACGGGACGTTTATGTGGAAGGAATCCTTCGCCGTGAGAGAGATATTATTATAGTTGACCAGGG GAAGCGTCCCATCATCTTGACCCTATTTGGTGACTATGAATCTATTGAGGGGCGAGCTATCGAAAATTTAATGCATGCTATGCCTATTATCATTGCTATCAGGGTTAGGGTGACTACAAAAAAAT GTTTGTCTTTGTCGATTCATCCCTCATCTATTGTTCTTGTTTGTCCTGATGTTTTGGAGGCAAAGTTGCTTGAtgcttg GTGTACTGATAACATTTCTGAGTTGGTTCGTTTGGTTTTTGACGAGCGCGCTTACTTGGACCCTACTGTCTTGCTCCCCCCTGTTCGTGATCTCACTGTTACTACCATTGCCGATGTTCTGTCCTGTGACCCCTTC GATTGGGGAAATGCGTGGATTAAGGGCCATGTTGAGGTTGCTTGGCCTTGTGCTCGCTCTTGGCATATGGCATGTCCCCATTGTTATGAACTCTATGATTATGCTACAACCCTTGGAACTCTATGTCTTTCTTGTGGCCTGGGAATATATGCTTTCCCTAG AGCATGGATTAGGCTTACTGTTCATGATGATACTGGGTATGTGAATGTTATTGCGCTGGGCGCTGAAGCTGAGAGGCTAATTGGTGTTAGTGCCGTTTACATGTATGCGTCTACTGATGATGAG AATTTTGCGTTGTACTGCCGTGTGTCTCGGCAAATTAAACG
- the LOC140014946 gene encoding replication protein A 70 kDa DNA-binding subunit B-like isoform X8 has translation MLFHFFIRRWILSFGFMASVFYLRFLLFYPAIGGMATAAASTVSFVPELGAIPSVAAAPKLLRISNVSESTRGWMTLVHVVEADRVKVASHGSISKSFRLFRFGDSQGIKVSAIVYDDNVPCVDGLLLPFRKYYISNAEIRRLAELPPDCFYPFYWVINSDTSIREATDVGLPVLPFYFGLRSYDSLHFVADTNNLINIMGVVVNSLPARDVYVEGILRRERDIIIVDQGKRPIILTLFGDYESIEGRAIENLMHAMPIIIAIRVRVTTKKCLSLSIHPSSIVLVCPDVLEAKLLDAWCTDNISELVRLVFDERAYLDPTVLLPPVRDLTVTTIADVLSCDPFDWGNAWIKGHVEVAWPCARSWHMACPHCYELYDYATTLGTLCLSCGLGIYAFPRAWIRLTVHDDTGYVNVIALGAEAERLIGVSAVYMYASTDDENFALYCRVSRQIKRSKLLLYIKRSTDVIRTETTTRYTVVACYPA, from the exons atgcttttccatttttttattaGACGATGGATTTTATCCTTTGGATTTATGGCCTCCGTCTTTTAcctgagatttcttctcttctaCCCAGCAATTGGAG GAATGGCAACTGCTGCTGCTTCCACTGTTAGTTTTGTACCCGAGCTTGGTGCCATTCCAT CCGTTGCTGCTGCGCCTAAGCTTCTTCGCATATCAAATGTCTCTGAATCTACACGTGGTTGGATGACCTTGGTTCATGTTGTTGAGGCTGATCGTGTCAAGGTTGCTAGCCATGGATCGATTTCGAAGTCGTTCCGTTTATTTCGGTTTGGCGATTCGCAG GGTATTAAAGTGTCTGCCATTGTTTATGATGACAACGTTCCTTGTGTGGATGGGCTTCTTCTTCCATTTAGGAAGTATTATATATCGAATGCTGAGATCCGCCGGCTTGCCGAGCTCCCCCCAGATTGTTTTTATCCCTTTTACTGGGTGATTAATTCTGATACTTCTATTAGAGAGGCTACTGATGTTGGGCTTCCTGTTCTGCCTTTTTATTTTGGCCTGCGCTCTTACGATTCTTTGCACTTTGTTGCTGACACTAATAACCTCATAA ATATCATGGGGGTGGTGGTTAATTCTTTGCCTGCACGGGACGTTTATGTGGAAGGAATCCTTCGCCGTGAGAGAGATATTATTATAGTTGACCAGGG GAAGCGTCCCATCATCTTGACCCTATTTGGTGACTATGAATCTATTGAGGGGCGAGCTATCGAAAATTTAATGCATGCTATGCCTATTATCATTGCTATCAGGGTTAGGGTGACTACAAAAAAAT GTTTGTCTTTGTCGATTCATCCCTCATCTATTGTTCTTGTTTGTCCTGATGTTTTGGAGGCAAAGTTGCTTGAtgcttg GTGTACTGATAACATTTCTGAGTTGGTTCGTTTGGTTTTTGACGAGCGCGCTTACTTGGACCCTACTGTCTTGCTCCCCCCTGTTCGTGATCTCACTGTTACTACCATTGCCGATGTTCTGTCCTGTGACCCCTTC GATTGGGGAAATGCGTGGATTAAGGGCCATGTTGAGGTTGCTTGGCCTTGTGCTCGCTCTTGGCATATGGCATGTCCCCATTGTTATGAACTCTATGATTATGCTACAACCCTTGGAACTCTATGTCTTTCTTGTGGCCTGGGAATATATGCTTTCCCTAG AGCATGGATTAGGCTTACTGTTCATGATGATACTGGGTATGTGAATGTTATTGCGCTGGGCGCTGAAGCTGAGAGGCTAATTGGTGTTAGTGCCGTTTACATGTATGCGTCTACTGATGATGAG AATTTTGCGTTGTACTGCCGTGTGTCTCGGCAAATTAAACG